From a region of the Candida albicans SC5314 chromosome 1, complete sequence genome:
- a CDS encoding uncharacterized protein (Ortholog(s) have mitochondrion localization) has product MIFKRYLFKGKPKPKFIEKTEFHHEYSIRPDTFAFKVPSTTKKLNPLQSIYRYATNFPFDQTPDTVYNSYPMTNSTKLARLSHRPSRVKMTTGDFIEDSLYHPKYGYFSQQVEIFQPEKPFDYNNIEDIDEFMDTWHKSYERYDVITPPALPAPNSSSKFASMAHAIQQQDSQVAPKYRKSLQLWHTPTELFHPYYGEALARYILVNYKLNVYPYNDLIIYEMGGGNGTLMCDILNYIRKHQPEIYEKTQYKIIEISSQLASKQMKNALDNKLTSQGLDSSKLEIFNKSIFEWKKVVDDPCFFIALEVFDNFSHDLIRYDNDSGKPYEGKVVIDENGDFFEFFTPELSYYSNAYLNLRENSKYSVLKQSSSVGGYLSALKSFYSDDVHPLLHSSAKLKLKNTILPYDSNLTPGEFIPTRLLQFFQILKHRFPNHSLISSDFNYLPKTIPGCFNGPVVQTVLQNRMVDVSTYMVHQGYFDIMFATDFNIASEMYKQVTSRVPRVESHHDFLEQWADTDITTTKTGENPMLDFYRNVSFMVS; this is encoded by the coding sequence ATGATCTTTAAACGATACCTATTCAAAGGAAAACCGAAACCAAAATTTATAGAAAAAACTGAATTCCATCATGAGTATTCCATAAGACCCGATACATTTGCATTTAAAGTACCATCTACGACGAAAAAACTCAATCCATTACAATCAATCTATCGTTATGCAACAAATTTTCCATTTGATCAAACACCAGACACGGTTTATAATTCGTATCCCATgacaaattcaacaaaactAGCTAGACTTAGCCATCGACCTTCTCGAGTGAAAATGACCACAGGTGATTTCATTGAAGATTCATTATATCATCCGAAGTATGGGTATTTTTCACAACAAGTGGAAATCTTTCAACCAGAAAAACCGtttgattataataatattgaagatATTGACGAATTTATGGATACCTGGCATAAATCATATGAAAGATACGACGTGATAACACCTCCGGCGTTGCCAGCGCCCAACtcttcttcaaaatttgCTTCCATGGCGCATGCAatccaacaacaagataGTCAAGTTGCTCCTAAATATAGAAAATCGTTACAATTATGGCATACACCGACTGAATTGTTTCATCCGTATTATGGAGAAGCTTTGGCAAGATACATTCTTGTTAATTATAAGCTAAATGTTTATCCTTATAACGATTTAATAATCTATGAAATGGGCGGTGGTAACGGGACTTTGATGTGTGATATATTGAATTACATACGAAAACATCAACCTGAAATTTACGAAAAAACGcaatataaaattattgaaatttcaaGTCAGTTGGCCAGTAagcaaatgaaaaatgCATTGGATAACAAATTGACTTCTCAGGGATTAGATTCTTctaaattggaaattttcaataaatcgATATTTGAATGgaaaaaagttgttgatgatcCTTGTTTTTTCATAGCATTGGAAGTGTTTGACAATTTTTCTCATGACTTAATACGATACGATAACGACTCTGGTAAACCATACGAAGGGAAAGTGgttattgatgaaaacGGCGAtttttttgagtttttCACACCTGAATTGAGTTATTACTCGAATgcatatttgaatttaagAGAAAATAGTAAATATTCGGTCTTGAAACAATCTTCAAGTGTTGGTGGGTACTTGTCAGCGTTGAAAAGTTTCTATAGTGATGATGTTCACCCATTATTACATTCATCGgccaaattgaaattgaaaaacacGATATTGCCATACGATAGTAATTTGACACCAGGAGAATTCATCCCTACTAgattattacaatttttCCAGATTTTAAAGCATCGATTCCCTAACCACTCCTTGATTTCGTCagatttcaattatttgcCAAAAACCATTCCTGGTTGTTTCAATGGTCCTGTAGTACAGACAGTTTTACAGAATCGAATGGTCGACGTATCAACTTATATGGTTCACCAAGGATACTTTGATATCATGTTTGCTACTGACTTTAACATAGCAAGCGAAATGTACAAACAGGTCACATCAAGAGTTCCTCGAGTGGAATCGCACCATGATTTCCTCGAACAGTGGGCTGACACCGACATAACCACTACAAAAACAGGAGAGAATCCAATGTTGGATTTTTATAGAAATGTTAGTTTTATGGTAAGTTAA
- the ADE12 gene encoding adenylosuccinate synthase (Adenylosuccinate synthase; upregulated in biofilm; decreased expression in hyphae vs yeast-form cells; not induced during GCN response, in contrast to S. cerevisiae ADE12, which is induced by Gcn4p; stationary phase-enriched protein), whose product MCDVVLGSQWGDEGKGKLVDLLCDDIDVCARCQGGNNAGHTIVVGKVKYDFHMLPSGLVNPKCQNLVGSGVVIHVPSFFAELENLEAKGLDCRDRLFVSSRAHLVFDFHQRTDKLKEAELSTNKKSIGTTGKGIGPTYSTKASRSGIRVHHLVNPDPEAWEEFKTRYLRLVESRQKRYGEFEYDPKEELARFEKYRETLRPFVVDSVNFMHEAIAANKKILVEGANALMLDIDFGTYPYVTSSSTGIGGVLTGLGIPPRTIRNVYGVVKAYTTRVGEGPFPTEQLNKVGETLQDVGAEYGVTTGRKRRCGWLDLVVLKYSNSINGYTSLNITKLDVLDKFKEIEVGVAYKLNGKELPSFPEDLIDLAKVEVVYKKFPGWEQDITGIKKYEDLPENAKNYLKFIEDYLQVPIQWVGTGPARDSMLEKKI is encoded by the coding sequence ATGTGTGACGTCGTATTAGGATCTCAATGGGGGGATGAAGGTAAAGGTAAATTAGTCGATTTATTATGTGATGATATCGATGTTTGTGCCAGGTGTCAAGGTGGTAACAATGCTGGCCAcacaattgttgttggtaaagTCAAGTATGACTTCCACATGTTACCTTCTGGTTTGGTCAATCCTAAATGTCAAAACTTAGTTGGATCTGGTGTTGTTATCCACGTTCCTTCCTTCTTTGCtgaattggaaaacttGGAAGCAAAAGGGTTAGATTGTCGTGATAGATTGTTTGTTTCATCTAGAGCTCATTTGGTCTTTGACTTCCATCAACGTactgataaattgaaagaagCTGAATTATCAACCAATAAGAAATCAATAGGTACTACCGGTAAAGGTATTGGTCCAACTTACTCAACCAAGGCAAGTAGATCAGGTATCAGAGTCCACCATTTAGTCAACCCTGATCCAGAAGCTTGGGAAGAATTCAAAACTAGATATTTGAGATTAGTCGAGAGTAGACAAAAAAGATACGGtgaatttgaatatgaTCCTAAGGAAGAATTGgcaagatttgaaaaataccGTGAAACCTTGAGACCATTCGTCGTCGACTCCGTCAACTTCATGCACGAAGCTATTGCTgccaataaaaaaatcttgGTTGAAGGTGCTAATGCGTTAATGTTGGATATTGATTTCGGTACTTATCCATACGTcacttcttcatcaactgGTATTGGTGGTGTTTTGACTGGGTTGGGTATTCCTCCAAGAACCATCAGAAATGTCTATGGTGTTGTTAAAGCCTACACCACTAGAGTTGGTGAGGGTCCATTCCCAACAgaacaattgaacaagGTAGGTGAAACTTTGCAAGATGTTGGTGCCGAATATGGTGTTACTACtggaagaaaaagaagatgTGGTTGGTTGGATTTGGTTGTGTTGAAATATTCCAACCTGATCAACGGATACACTTCTTTGAACATCACCAAATTGGATGTTTTGGATAAATTCAAGGAAATTGAAGTTGGTGTTGcttataaattgaatggaAAAGAGTTGCCAAGTTTCCCTGaagatttgattgatttagCTAAAGTCGAGGTTGTGTATAAGAAATTCCCAGGTTGGGAACAAGATATCACCGGTATCAAGAAATATGAAGACTTGCCAGAAAACGCTAAGAACTATCTTAAATTCATTGAAGATTACTTGCAAGTTCCAATCCAATGGGTAGGTACCGGTCCAGCTAGAGATTCTATGTTagaaaagaagatttaG
- a CDS encoding uncharacterized protein (Planktonic growth-induced gene) yields the protein MYSQSRNFHNHNTHFNECMFFNPETPQQICPRVWLGPYNALINKTDNYDSNFLVEHNIKIIINCGTTLQFLDLIENNRDVSVPSDVLILSLDPFFQSHDELAVNFVQKYSRILTNYLNYFYKSNLNAAKLIEQLPNSTDRIQISSPILCGANLMMQFFSLIKLIDLFKSVNQEMEVLIISQDGNDNLSTGLMIAYLMDTYRYNLLNSFNMIKSRRPSIYDWSSVEYDALLKQFYAQICETNCPTSMDTIKRSPQEDDNEVLAGGDRKRRFLN from the coding sequence ATGTATTCCCAAAGCAGAAACTTTCACAACCACAATACACACTTCAATGAGTGTATGTTTTTTAACCCGGAGACACCTCAGCAAATTTGTCCAAGAGTGTGGTTAGGACCATACAACGCgttgataaacaaaacagATAATTATGACAGCAACTTCCTAGTTGAGCACAATATCAAGATAATCATCAACTGTGGGACAACATTGCAGTTCcttgatttgattgaaaacaatagaGATGTGTCGGTCCCATCTGATGTATTAATTTTAAGTTTGGATCCTTTCTTTCAGAGCCATGATGAGCTTGCTGTTAACTTTGTCCAAAAGTATAGTCGAATATTGACAAACTACTTGAACTACTTTTATAAAAGTAATCTAAATGCAGCCAAATTGATTGAACAACTACCGAACTCAACTGATCGTATCCAGATATCATCACCTATATTGTGTGGGGCAAACTTGATGATGCAATTTTTCAGTCTAATTaagttgattgatttattcaaaCTGGTCAATCAAGAGATGGAAGTTTTAATCATATCACAGGATGGCAACGATAATTTGCTGACAGGACTTATGATTGCGTACTTGATGGATACTTATCGCtacaatttattgaattcatTCAACATGATCAAAAGTAGAAGACCGTCGATTTACGATTGGTCAAGTGTTGAATATGACGCTTTGTTGAAACAGTTTTATGCTCAGATTTGTGAAACAAATTGCCCTACTTCAATGGACACAATCAAGAGATCACCGCAGGAAGATGACAATGAGGTGTTAGCAGGTGGAGACAGAAAGAGAAGATTTTTGAATTAG
- the LIP1 gene encoding Lip1p (Secreted lipase, member of a lipase gene family whose members are expressed differentially in response to carbon source and during infection; may have a role in nutrition and/or in creating an acidic microenvironment) encodes MRGIAVFLAFISLIFASPLTVKSPLVDDFYTAPDGYESAKLGEILKLRKTPSKLSSMFFEIDIKNSWQLLVRSEDSFGNATAIVTTVIEPYNADPSKVLSYQTFEDSANIECSPSYGMQYGAPWSTVATQIDMALMVPMLKQGYYVVSPDYEGPKSTFTVGRQSGKATLDSIRAILKSNKFTGIKSDAKVAMWGYSGGSLASGWAAALQPKYAPELKKNLIGAALGGFVTNITATAEATDGTLFAGLVPNALSGLANEYPEFKEILYQKVSKAATDNLRQGTEHCIGGAILYFAEDQYFTGDDRAFPGGYGLLKEEVVNKTISENNLMQMDKDYLPDIPIFVYHGALDSIVPISNVHVTYKNWCDWGINSFEFSEDLLNGHITETIVGAPAAITWLEARFDGEPVVKGCKKTSRITNFSYPNISDSTSSIFEGILNSVTGSELGPGVTSDNITLDGLTGFLGNFIDLK; translated from the coding sequence atgaGAGGTATTGCTGTTTTCCTTGCTTTCatatcattaatatttgCCTCCCCCTTGACTGTAAAGTCACCCCTTGTGGACGACTTCTATACTGCTCCTGATGGGTATGAGTCAGCTAAATTGGGAGAAATCTTAAAGTTGAGAAAAACTCCCAGTAAACTCAGTAGTATGTTTTTTGAGATCGATATTAAGAACTCCTGGCAGCTTTTAGTTAGATCTGAAGATTCATTTGGAAATGCAACAGCAATTGTTACCACAGTTATCGAACCATACAACGCTGACCCATCCAAAGTCCTTTCTTATCAAACTTTTGAAGATTCTGCAAATATTGAATGTTCACCTTCTTACGGTATGCAATATGGTGCCCCTTGGTCAACTGTGGCTACTCAAATTGATATGGCTTTAATGGTACCTATGTTGAAGCAAGGTTATTACGTTGTCAGTCCTGATTATGAGGGACCAAAATCCACATTTACTGTTGGTAGACAATCTGGGAAAGCCACTTTAGATTCCATTAGAGCTATTCTAAAATCCAACAAATTCACTGGGATCAAGAGTGATGCAAAAGTCGCCATGTGGGGATACTCTGGTGGTTCATTAGCTTCTGGTTGGGCTGCTGCATTACAACCTAAGTATGCTCCagaattgaagaaaaatttgattggtGCTGCCCTTGGTGGGTTTGTCACTAATATTACTGCCACTGCCGAAGCAACCGATGGTACATTATTTGCGGGATTGGTTCCAAATGCCTTGAGTGGGTTAGCTAATGAGTATCCCGAATTCAAAGAAATACTTTACCAAAAAGTCTCCAAAGCTGCTACTGACAATTTGCGTCAAGGTACTGAACATTGTATTGGAGGTGCTATTCTTTACTTTGCTGAAGACCAATACTTCACTGGCGATGATAGAGCTTTCCCTGGAGGTTATGGATTACTTAAAGAAGAGGTGGTGAACAAGACTATTCTggaaaacaatttgatGCAAATGGATAAAGATTATTTACCAGATATTCCAATTTTTGTATACCATGGTGCATTGGATTCCATTGTTCCAATCAGTAACGTCCATGTCACTTATAAAAATTGGTGTGATTGGGGGATCAACtcatttgaattttctGAGGATTTATTAAATGGCCATATCACCGAAACTATTGTTGGGGCCCCGGCAGCTATAACATGGTTAGAAGCAAGATTTGACGGTGAACCAGTCGTCAAGGGATGCAAAAAGACTTCCAGAATCACCAACTTTTCTTATCCAAACATTTCTGATTCTACTAGTAGTATCTTCGAAGGGATTCTCAATTCTGTTACTGGTTCCGAATTGGGTCCAGGTGTCACCTCTGATAACATAACGTTGGATGGATTAACCGGATTCTTGGGGAACTTTATTGACTTAAAATAG
- the IDH1 gene encoding isocitrate dehydrogenase (NAD(+)) (Putative mitochondrial NAD-isocitrate dehydrogenase subunit 1; soluble protein in hyphae; protein level decrease in stationary phase cultures) — protein sequence MLRTVIAQKNSIRSLATFASPEAVLPKKYGGRYTVTLIPGDGAGQEITDSVKQIFKSQNVPIDWEVVEVSGVESETGKSHGVDEAVESLKRNKVGLKGILYTSTGKSAKSLNVALRKELDIYASLVLIKNIPGVKGIYDGIDFALVRENTEGEYSGLEHQSYPGVVESLKIMTRFKSERIAKFAFDFALKNNRKLVTAIHKANIMKLGDGLFRQTVKDVGQDYPGIGVSDLIVDNASMQAVAKPQQFDVLVTPNLYGSILSNIGAALIGGPGLVPGANFGREYAVFEPGCRHVGLDIKGKNSANPTAMILSSAMMLRHLGLNDHADKISKATYDVIAEGNVRTADIGGTATTTEFTEAIINKLD from the exons ATGTTAAGAACCGTTATTGCTCAAAAG AACTCCATTCGTTCTTTGGCCACTTTTGCATCTCCAGAAGCCGTTTTACCAAAGAAATATGGTGGCAGATACACTGTTACTTTGATTCCAGGTGATGGTGCTGGTCAAGAAATCACTGATTCCGtcaaacaaattttcaaatcccAAAATGTCCCAATTGACTGGGAAGTCGTTGAAGTCAGTGGTGTTGAAAGTGAAACCGGTAAAAGTCATGGTGTTGACGAAGCTGTCGAATCTTTAAAGAGAAACAAAGTTGGTTTGAAAGGTATTTTGTATACATCCACCGGTAAATCTGCCAAATCATTGAATGTTGCATTGAGAAAAGAATTAGATATCTACGCTTCATTAGTTTTAATCAAGAACATTCCAGGTGTCAAAGGTATTTACGATGGTATTGACTTTGCCTTGGTCAGAGAAAACACTGAAGGTGAATATAGTGGTTTGGAACATCAATCATACCCAGGTGTTGTTGAATCTTTGAAAATCATGACAAGATTCAAGTCCGAAAGAATTGCTAAATTTGCTTTCGATTTCGctttgaaaaacaacagAAAATTGGTTACTGCTATCCACAAAGCTAACATTATGAAATTAGGTGATGGTTTGTTCAGACAAACTGTTAAAGATGTCGGTCAAGACTACCCAGGTATTGGAGTAAGTGATTTGATTGTCGATAATGCTTCTATGCAAGCTGTCGCCAAACCACAACAATTCGACGTTTTGGTCACTCCTAACTTGTACGGTTCTATCTTATCCAACATTGGTGCTGCCTTGATTGGTGGTCCAGGTTTGGTTCCAGGTGCTAACTTTGGTAGAGAATATGCTGTTTTCGAACCAGGTTGTCGTCACGTTGGTTTAGATATTAAAGGTAAGAACTCTGCTAACCCAACTGCTATGATTTTGTCCAGTGCTATGATGTTGAGACATTTGGGATTAAACGATCACGCTGACAAGATTTCTAAGGCTACTTACGATGTCATTGCTGAAGGTAATGTCAGAACTGCTGATATTGGTGGtactgctactactactgaaTTCACTGAAGccatcatcaataaattggatTAA
- the LIP10 gene encoding Lip10p (Secreted lipase, member of a lipase gene family whose members are expressed differentially in response to carbon source and during infection; may have a role in nutrition and/or in creating an acidic microenvironment): MKTLLIFLAFLSSIFASLIGLTPPSKDSFYSPPVGFATAKPGDILKIRNTPSAPSSLYLPIVVKNAWQLLIRSEDSFGNPNAFVATLIQPLNANPSKLVSYQSWEDASHIDCSPSYGMQFKSPATTVTTQIDMTLIVPLLQNGYYVIIPDYEGPKSTFTVGRQSGKATLNSIRAALQTGAFSGIKKTAKVALWGYSGGSLATGWAISLQSKYAPELKENLIGAAVGGFATNITAVAEAVDGTVFSGFIPLALNGLANEYPDFKKRLYGEVKLSARSTMEKGSQNCLAASLVGYPMSQYFTGQNRAFEKGWGLLQDEVFNKTIEDNLLLKLDKTYLPQVPVLIYHGTIDEIIPIKDANAQYQIWCDRGIQSLEFAEDLSAGHLAETFTGAPAALSWIDARFSGKPAVNGCQRTIRSSNVLYPGISITIRIYFEGISKTIFGVNLGSGVNADKSISNKFFAYIRKYI; encoded by the coding sequence ATGAAAACCTTGTTAATATTCCTTGCTTTTTTATCAAGCATTTTTGCTTCCTTGATAGGATTGACGCCACCCAGCAAAGACTCATTTTATTCACCTCCCGTTGGGTTTGCAACTGCTAAGCCAGGTGATATCTTAAAAATTAGAAACACTCCCAGTGCTCCTAGTAGTTTATATTTACCCATTGTTGTTAAAAACGCTTGGCAACTTTTAATCAGATCCGAAGACTCTTTTGGAAATCCAAATGCTTTTGTTGCTACCCTTATTCAACCATTGAATGCAAACCCTTCAAAACTAGTTTCTTATCAAAGTTGGGAAGATGCCTCTCATATTGACTGCTCACCTTCATACGGGATGCAATTCAAGTCTCCAGCTACAACAGTGACTACTCAAATTGATATGACACTAATTGTCCCTCTATTACAGAACGGCTATTATGTTATTATCCCTGATTATGAGGGTCCAAAATCTACATTCACAGTAGGTAGACAGTCTGGGAAGGCAACTCTAAACTCAATCAGGGCAGCATTACAAACGGGAGCCTTCTCAGGGATTAAAAAAACTGCCAAAGTTGCTTTGTGGGGATACTCTGGTGGGTCTTTGGCTACTGGCTGGGCAATAAGTTTACAGCTGAAATATGCCCCAGAGTTGAAGGAAAATTTAATAGGTGCTGCTGTTGGTGGATTTGCTACTAATATTACTGCTGTGGCTGAAGCTGTTGATGGAACTGTGTTTTCTGGATTTATACCACTTGCTTTGAATGGGTTGGCAAACGAATATCCCGATTTCAAAAAGAGATTGTATGGTGAAGTTAAGCTCAGTGCTAGATCTACTATGGAAAAAGGATCACAAAATTGCTTGGCTGCTTCGCTTGTTGGTTATCCGATGAGTCAATACTTTACTGGGCAAAACAGGGCTTTTGAAAAAGGGTGGGGACTTTTACAAGATGAAGTTTTTAACAAAACCATTGAAGACAACTTGTTGTTAAAATTGGACAAAACCTATTTACCCCAAGTCCctgttttgatttatcatgGAACCATAGATGAGATTATTCCCATTAAAGATGCCAATGCTCAATATCAGATTTGGTGTGACAGGGGAATCCAGTCACTAGAATTTGCTGAAGATTTGCTGGCAGGTCATTTAGCAGAAACATTTACTGGGGCCCCTGCTGCTTTGTCATGGATTGACGCAAGATTTTCTGGCAAACCTGCTGTTAATGGATGTCAACGTACAATCAGGTCTTCAAACGTGTTATACCCGGGTATTTCAATTACAATTCGAATTTACTTTGAGGGTATTTCTAAAACAATTTTCGGGGTTAACTTAGGATCGGGAGTTAACGCTGATAAATCTATTAGCAATAAATTTTTCGCTTATATtagaaaatatatttaa
- the LIP6 gene encoding Lip6p (Secreted lipase, member of family of lipase genes expressed differentially in response to carbon source and during infection; may have a role in nutrition and/or in creating an acidic microenvironment; induced on adherence to polystyrene), with protein sequence MRDLILFLSLLHTIFASLFSLKPPSQDDFYKAPAGFKAAKPGDILKTRKSPNKPSSLYAPVDVQNSWQLLVRSEDSFGNPNAFVTTIIQPKNADPSKVVSYQNWEDASNINCSPSYGSQLGAPLSTILTQLDMTFIVPPLKSGYYVVLPDYEGPKSTFGVGRQSGKATLDSIKAVLKTKDFSGINDDAKVVLWGYSGGSFASGWAAVLQPEYAPELKDNLIGAALGGFAANLTGIAESVDGEVFSGFIPLALNGIANEYPDFKKRLYEEVKPGAKADLQKGAENCLAASLISYPMYQYFTGPRRVFEKGWSLLEDKTIGKTLEDNLLIALSKEHMPQIPIFVYHGTIDKIIPIKDSIKIYKNWCDWGIGSFEFSEDKSNGHTTETVVGAPAALTWIDARFAGKPAVEGCSFTTRASNFLYPNISESAASYFKGIYQTILRSKLGSGVTSDDVSVNGLRSLYHT encoded by the coding sequence atgagagatttaattttatttttgagTTTGTTGCATACAATATTTGCATCACTTTTCAGTTTAAAGCCACCCAGCCAAGATGATTTTTACAAAGCACCTGCTGGTTTTAAAGCTGCCAAACCAGGggatattttgaaaacaagaaaatcaCCTAATAAGCCAAGTAGCTTATATGCACCTGTTGACGTTCAAAATTCATGGCAGCTCTTGGTCAGGTCGGAAGATTCTTTTGGTAACCCAAATGCTTTTGTCACAACCATCATTCAACCCAAGAATGCCGATCCATCGAAGGTCGTGTCGTATCAGAATTGGGAAGATGCTTCCAACATTAATTGCTCCCCATCATATGGTCTGCAACTTGGGGCTCCATTAAGCACAATACTTACCCAATTGGATATGACATTTATAGTTCCTCCATTGAAGAGTGGTTATTATGTTGTTCTTCCAGATTATGAAGGTCCCAAATCTACATTTGGCGTAGGAAGACAATCAGGAAAAGCTACATTGGATTCCATCAAAGCTGTCTTGAAAACTAAAGATTTTTCTGGTATTAATGATGACGCGAAAGTTGTTTTATGGGGGTATTCTGGAGGATCGTTTGCCAGTGGTTGGGCTGCAGTTTTGCAACCAGAATATGCCCCAGAATTGAAagataatttgattggCGCTGCCTTAGGTGGATTTGCCGCTAACCTTACTGGTATTGCTGAATCAGTTGATGGTGAAGTCTTTTCTGGGTTTATACCACTTGCATTGAACGGTATAGCAAATGAGTATCCTGATTTTAAAAAGAGATTATACGAAGAAGTTAAACCTGGTGCCAAAGCTGATTTACAAAAAGGTGCAGAGAATTGTTTGGCTGCATCACTTATCAGTTATCCAATGTATCAATATTTCACAGGTCCAAGAAGAGTGTTTGAAAAAGGATGGTCATTGTTGGAAGATAAAACCATTGGCAAAACTTTAGAAGACAACTTGCTTATTGCCTTGAGTAAAGAACATATGCCCCAGATCCctatttttgtttatcatgggacaattgataaaatcaTTCCTATCAAGGATTCGATTAAGATATATAAGAATTGGTGTGATTGGGGAATTGGATCATTTGAGTTTTCTGAAGATAAACTGAATGGTCATACAACGGAAACAGTTGTTGGAGCACCAGCAGCTTTAACGTGGATAGATGCAAGATTTGCAGGAAAGCCTGCAGTTGAAGGGTGTCTGTTCACCACCAGGGCATCGAATTTCTTGTACCCCAACATTTCGGAATCTGCTGCACTGTACTTCAAAGGAATATATCAAACGATCTTGAGATCGAAATTGGGCTCAGGTGTTACTTCTGATGATGTTTCTGTAAATGGTTTACGTAGCTTGTATCATACCTAG
- a CDS encoding uncharacterized protein (Mitochondrial matrix protein; required for assembly/stability of the F1 sector of mitochondrial F1F0 ATP synthase at high temperature; rat catheter biofilm repressed): MSIFTKQFPNLKQLQKNITQELLKYENSTARSLSKAELEKTRTYYNYLKKVKLSKGEISAIKDIDTKLADLSKDKFQHQAELQNKNSLNGITENITNEKLPHEYKLNNLNNVHQYLKNQREYFELLTRYNPGLLMSQADNVSKTANKVGLEVPN, translated from the coding sequence ATGTCAATCTTTACGAaacaatttccaaatttgaaacaattacaaaaaaatataactCAAGAATTGTTAAAGTATGAGAATAGTACAGCCAGATCTCTTTCAAAAGCTGAATTGGAAAAGACAAGAACATATTACAACTACTTGAAGAAAGTCAAACTAAGCAAAGGTGAAATCCTGGCAATAAAAGATATCGATACCAAATTGGCCGATTTATCAAAAGACAAATTCCAACATCAAGCTGAAttgcaaaataaaaatagttTAAATGGTATAACTGAAAATATCACCAATGAGAAATTACCCCACGAGTACAAgttaaacaatttgaataacGTCCACCAATATctaaaaaatcaaagagAATATTTTGAGTTATTGACAAGATACAATCCAGGTTTGCTTATGAGCCAGGCTGACAATGTCTCTAAAACTGCAAATAAAGTCGGATTAGAGGTTCCTAACTAA